Proteins encoded by one window of Streptomyces sp. LX-29:
- a CDS encoding SpoIIE family protein phosphatase yields MPSDRPGGERLHGPFWSEPGTLLQHVPVAVFGFDDADRVCFWGPGARELFGYDPAEVLSQPGAVLFADASGGVSPSCAWMLEQGRADGYWRGRLRARDRAGATFDCGFRVFPVTGVEGHSAVMGLASRSDELDRVKTNLAFLDALFETCPIGLVMLDPELRYIHLNQALADMDGLPVEAHLGRRMDEIMVMSDGGEYQRMLRAVAAGGEPVVGALVGLRTRGYPDRDQVRSVSFFPLSQALDSRPGVGGLMVDVTDRERAILEATASRERLALLDRAAARIGTTLNVNLTARELVETAMPDFCDGSVVELVEWADESELFDPTLPLVTRRIASGTILPPPAIELVSGRETVTYPPGSVVHDVLRTGRPIAAEVDAELVRRTVLIESRARLLAESQVAWILFAPLIARGTVQGLAMFGRSAARQPFTRDDLSLAGELASRAAICLDNARLYSRVQNIALTLQRALLPSALDTGPYVDMAHRYIPGGRITEVGGDWYDAIVLPGERVALVVGDVMGHGVPAAAAMGRLRITAKTLARRDLAPTELLTELDACALEAGIELATCLYIVYDPTTGHARIASAGHPPPLVLRPDGGIETVDDVLGVPLGVGGCPFGTTEIELPENATLALYTDGLIEARGRDVEAGLSALRAELGRASGTLEAMADHIITRLLPDKPADDTVLVLARVGRRQRRSSVPR; encoded by the coding sequence GTGCCGTCGGATCGGCCGGGGGGCGAGAGGCTGCACGGCCCCTTCTGGTCTGAGCCGGGCACGCTGCTCCAGCACGTACCGGTGGCCGTCTTCGGCTTCGACGACGCGGATCGGGTCTGCTTCTGGGGCCCGGGCGCGCGGGAGCTCTTCGGTTACGACCCCGCCGAGGTCCTGTCCCAGCCGGGGGCCGTGCTCTTCGCCGACGCGTCCGGGGGCGTCTCCCCGTCGTGCGCCTGGATGCTGGAGCAGGGCCGCGCCGACGGGTACTGGCGGGGTCGGCTGAGGGCGCGGGACCGGGCGGGCGCCACCTTCGACTGCGGCTTCCGGGTCTTCCCCGTGACCGGCGTCGAGGGGCACTCGGCGGTGATGGGTCTGGCGAGCCGCAGCGACGAGCTCGATCGGGTCAAGACCAATCTGGCCTTCCTCGACGCCCTCTTCGAGACCTGTCCCATCGGGCTGGTCATGCTCGACCCGGAACTCCGGTACATCCACCTCAACCAGGCCCTGGCGGACATGGACGGGCTGCCCGTGGAGGCGCATCTCGGGCGGCGCATGGACGAGATCATGGTGATGTCCGACGGCGGCGAGTACCAGCGCATGCTCCGCGCCGTCGCCGCCGGCGGTGAGCCCGTCGTGGGGGCGCTGGTGGGGCTGCGCACCCGGGGGTATCCGGACCGTGACCAGGTGCGGTCGGTCAGCTTCTTCCCACTCAGCCAGGCGCTCGACTCGCGGCCCGGAGTGGGTGGGCTGATGGTGGACGTCACCGACCGGGAGCGGGCCATTCTGGAGGCCACCGCCAGCCGCGAGCGGCTGGCTCTGCTGGACCGTGCCGCCGCCCGGATCGGCACCACGTTGAATGTGAACCTCACGGCCAGGGAGCTGGTCGAGACGGCGATGCCGGACTTCTGCGACGGCTCGGTGGTGGAGCTCGTGGAGTGGGCGGACGAGTCCGAGCTGTTCGACCCGACCCTGCCGCTGGTCACCCGCCGGATCGCCTCCGGGACCATCCTCCCGCCTCCCGCCATCGAACTCGTCAGCGGAAGGGAGACGGTGACCTACCCGCCGGGCTCGGTCGTCCACGACGTGCTCAGAACCGGCCGCCCGATCGCCGCCGAGGTGGACGCGGAGCTGGTGCGCCGGACCGTCCTGATCGAGTCGCGCGCACGACTGCTGGCCGAGAGCCAAGTGGCCTGGATCCTCTTCGCGCCGCTCATCGCCAGGGGCACGGTGCAGGGGCTCGCCATGTTCGGACGGTCCGCGGCCCGCCAGCCGTTCACCCGGGACGATCTCAGCCTCGCCGGCGAGCTCGCCTCCCGCGCCGCGATCTGCCTGGACAACGCACGCCTGTACAGCCGCGTGCAGAACATCGCGCTGACCCTTCAACGCGCCCTGCTGCCCAGCGCGCTGGACACCGGTCCGTATGTGGACATGGCCCACCGGTACATCCCCGGCGGCCGGATCACCGAGGTCGGCGGCGACTGGTACGACGCGATCGTCCTGCCCGGCGAACGGGTCGCCCTGGTGGTGGGCGACGTCATGGGACACGGGGTGCCGGCCGCCGCCGCCATGGGGCGGCTCAGGATCACCGCCAAGACCCTGGCCAGGCGCGACCTCGCCCCCACGGAGCTGCTGACGGAGCTCGACGCGTGCGCCCTGGAGGCCGGCATCGAGCTCGCCACCTGCCTCTACATCGTGTACGACCCGACGACCGGCCACGCCCGCATCGCCAGTGCCGGACATCCGCCACCCCTGGTGCTGCGTCCGGACGGCGGAATCGAGACCGTCGACGACGTCCTGGGCGTCCCCCTCGGCGTCGGCGGCTGCCCCTTCGGGACCACGGAGATCGAACTGCCCGAGAACGCGACCCTGGCCCTCTACACCGACGGCCTCATCGAGGCGCGGGGCCGGGACGTCGAGGCCGGCCTGAGCGCGTTGCGCGCCGAACTGGGGCGGGCGTCGGGCACGTTGGAGGCGATGGCGGACCACATCATCACGCGTCTGCTGCCCGACAAGCCCGCCGACGACACCGTTCTGGTCCTCGCGCGGGTCGGGCGGCGACAGCGGAGGTCGTCCGTGCCCCGCTGA